The sequence below is a genomic window from Halalkalicoccus jeotgali B3.
CGTAGCCGTTTCCGGGCCGCTATCGCTACTGACCGACGACAGGTTCAGGAACGATCTGCCGGGACTTGTCCGGCAGACGAAGAACTTCATCGAGGTCAAGGTGTTGCTGGAGTCACGAGAGTCGATTGAAGAGGGGTCGCACGTCCCAAAAGACTTCTACTAACCGCGGCGGCCCGATGGACCGCGAATAACGAACTAACGACTGCGATTGAGGTGCAACATTTATTACATAGCAATGCGGATGGTGGTATCGTATGGCATTCGACTGCCGAGGCACAGTCAGGAGTACAGTCGACTCTAGCGACATCGATCGGCCGCTAACCGCGATCCAAGAGACCAGCGCCACACCGACAGGAGAGAACTGATCATGGCCGAACGACAGACTATCGTCGATCACGAAGGCGACAGAGTCACCCACCGAAAAAAGCGCGTCAACGGCGTCCGCCTGCACTACTACACCGCCGGCTCCGGTGAACCGCTGCTGCTCTTGCACGGCGTGCCGAAGACCGCCTACTATTGGAGGAAGCTGGTGCCGCTACTGACCGAGGACTACGAGGTCGTTGTCCCCGACCAGCGCGGCTTCGGCGACTCGGAGATGACCGACGGGGGCCACGACATGGAGACGATGGGCGATGACGCCGCAAAACTCATGGAGGCGCTCGACCACGACGAGTACCACGTCGTCGGCGAAGATTGGGGCGCCACGGCCGGCCTGGCGCTAGCCGGGCAGTACCCTGACCGCGTGAAGACGCTCTCGTTCCTTGAGATGATCATGGACGGATTCGGTCTCCAGGAGTGGTCGTTCCTGACCGAGGAGAACGTGGGCAACCAGCGCTGGCTCTGGCACATCAACTTCTACGCCGTCCCCGACTTCCCAGAGATGCTGATTGGCGGCAACGAACGGGAGTACTTCGGGCACTTCTTCAAGGTCGAGTGTCACGACCCCGCCGCCGTCC
It includes:
- a CDS encoding alpha/beta fold hydrolase, whose protein sequence is MAERQTIVDHEGDRVTHRKKRVNGVRLHYYTAGSGEPLLLLHGVPKTAYYWRKLVPLLTEDYEVVVPDQRGFGDSEMTDGGHDMETMGDDAAKLMEALDHDEYHVVGEDWGATAGLALAGQYPDRVKTLSFLEMIMDGFGLQEWSFLTEENVGNQRWLWHINFYAVPDFPEMLIGGNEREYFGHFFKVECHDPAAVPDHAIEEYVRSFSQPGGLQNMLQVYRNPFKNAEYFEGMTDDQLEMPVLAVGSTHFIGEEVETQMEYVAEDVTGVTLDWGHQLAEECPEELVDELREFMG